The Exiguobacterium mexicanum genome includes a window with the following:
- a CDS encoding putative quinol monooxygenase, which translates to MKPYGLFGKLTAVPGEHEMLLAILLEAAEAMEREATCCVYQVAASLDDESIVVYEVWESMEAHQQSLSLETTQTLIGKARPILANIERLAVFEPRDGH; encoded by the coding sequence ATTGTTCGGCAAATTGACGGCCGTTCCGGGCGAGCACGAGATGCTTCTCGCCATCTTGCTCGAGGCGGCCGAGGCGATGGAACGAGAGGCGACGTGTTGCGTGTATCAAGTCGCGGCGTCGCTCGACGACGAGTCGATCGTCGTCTATGAGGTGTGGGAAAGTATGGAGGCGCATCAACAATCGCTGTCGCTTGAGACGACACAGACGTTGATTGGGAAGGCACGGCCGATTCTGGCCAATATCGAGCGCTTGGCGGTGTTCGAGCCGCGGGACGGTCATTAA
- a CDS encoding IS3 family transposase (programmed frameshift) gives MTRSRHTIEQKLSALRMMNQGTYTWKEIREAHDVSMDTLQLWKVKFDTGGIDALKQSRTWKPYTKEQKIAAVRDYLGGLTKLETLSKHQISHWSVLHRWIRKYTSHSELTDSRKGMGLAMTKGRKTTFEERFEIVKYCLENGRNYQQTAEQYQVSYAQVYGWVKKYDTTGAEALLDRRGRTKPEDELSEEEKLKRRIQQMELENELLRADNLFPKKVRGDREEVVISQVRLQQRYIAIKELNEEEALSIVLLCRVAGISRAAYYKWLNRTISVRQEENEKLLEDIRLLYDQANGTYGYRRITMTINRLRRQQSLSPFNEKRIYRLMHSHGIQSIIRRKRRKHKKSTPQHVAENLMNREFSAARPDEKWCTDVTEFKYGAGKKAYLSAIIDLYDGSIVAYRVGKSNNNGLVFKTMMPAIARLRTGASLMIHSDRGFQYTSRGFKRMVEDAGLTHSMSRVGRCIDNAPIESFWGTLKVEMYYLREFQAYSELTKAIENYIAFYNHDRFQKRLNGLSPVEYRSQAA, from the exons ATGACGAGAAGTCGACATACGATCGAACAAAAACTGAGCGCGCTGCGCATGATGAATCAAGGCACATATACCTGGAAGGAAATCAGGGAGGCACATGACGTCTCTATGGACACCCTTCAGTTATGGAAAGTAAAATTCGATACCGGCGGTATTGACGCGTTGAAGCAATCGAGGACATGGAAGCCCTACACCAAGGAACAGAAGATTGCGGCGGTCCGTGACTATCTCGGTGGTCTCACTAAACTAGAGACACTCTCCAAACATCAAATCAGTCACTGGTCTGTTCTTCACAGATGGATTAGGAAGTATACTAGTCATAGCGAGTTAACAGATTCGAGAAAAGGGATGGGTCTAGCTATGACAAAAGGAAGAAAAACTACATTTGAAGAGCGCTTTGAGATCGTGAAATACTGTTTGGAGAATGGTCGCAACTACCAGCAGACCGCGGAACAATATCAGGTATCCTATGCCCAGGTCTATGGCTGGGTCAAGAAGTATGACACGACCGGGGCCGAAGCGCTCCTAGACCGCCGTGGGCGTACGAAGCCAGAGGATGAACTAAGTGAAGAAGAGAAGCTGAAACGTCGTATCCAGCAAATGGAGCTTGAGAACGAACTTCTTCGTGCGGACAACCTGTTCC CTAAAAAAGTTAGAGGAGATCGAGAGGAGGTCGTGATCAGCCAGGTACGGCTACAGCAAAGATATATCGCCATCAAAGAATTGAACGAAGAGGAAGCCCTCTCGATTGTGCTCCTCTGCCGGGTCGCCGGCATCTCACGGGCGGCCTATTACAAATGGTTGAATCGCACCATATCGGTGCGTCAAGAAGAGAACGAGAAGCTCCTGGAGGACATCCGTCTACTCTATGATCAGGCGAACGGGACATACGGGTACCGTCGGATCACGATGACCATCAATCGGTTACGCCGGCAACAAAGCTTGTCCCCGTTCAATGAAAAGCGAATCTATCGTTTGATGCATAGCCATGGGATTCAATCGATCATCCGCCGGAAGCGGAGGAAACATAAGAAGTCAACGCCACAGCATGTGGCCGAGAACTTGATGAACCGAGAGTTCAGCGCGGCCCGGCCGGACGAGAAATGGTGCACCGACGTCACCGAGTTCAAATACGGTGCCGGAAAGAAGGCGTACCTTAGCGCGATTATCGACCTGTACGACGGCTCAATCGTCGCCTATCGTGTCGGGAAGTCCAACAACAACGGGCTCGTCTTTAAAACGATGATGCCAGCCATCGCGCGTCTACGTACAGGAGCGAGTCTGATGATCCATAGCGACCGAGGGTTCCAATACACCTCGAGAGGGTTCAAACGCATGGTAGAGGACGCGGGACTGACCCACAGCATGTCCCGCGTGGGACGCTGTATCGACAACGCCCCAATCGAGAGTTTCTGGGGCACCCTGAAAGTGGAGATGTACTATTTGCGTGAGTTCCAGGCCTATAGCGAACTGACGAAGGCAATCGAGAACTACATAGCGTTCTACAACCACGACCGTTTCCAGAAACGACTAAACGGCCTGAGTCCTGTCGAATACAGGTCTCAAGCCGCCTAG
- a CDS encoding GNAT family N-acetyltransferase: MNWTVEEVRQAEQVGALEAAVNAYDKIDVKLGHVAVGQNDYAVYDDETLVGYMVLFPYLPNEYEVNALVHPDYRKQGVFTALLEAAKQDAKQNGCEAFTFVIDRKSKDGKAVIDHLGAAYQFSEYNLVLKKAELFLKPNEVSLREATDADRPLIIETLSEAFGDPLDVTENIYQQIDTPDRVTYIGEVDGRPVGVIRALLSGEDAGSIHAFGVKADEQGKGYGTKMLKQMVQQLFRMGRTKLELDVETENKAALEIYKRAGFAENGGYEFYLLEL, from the coding sequence ATGAATTGGACAGTAGAAGAAGTGAGACAAGCAGAACAGGTTGGCGCGCTCGAGGCAGCGGTCAACGCATATGACAAGATTGACGTGAAACTCGGGCACGTGGCGGTCGGTCAGAACGACTACGCCGTCTATGATGACGAAACGCTCGTCGGCTATATGGTGCTCTTCCCGTATCTCCCGAACGAGTATGAAGTGAACGCGCTCGTTCATCCGGACTATCGCAAACAAGGCGTCTTCACGGCGCTTTTGGAGGCGGCAAAGCAAGACGCGAAACAGAACGGCTGTGAGGCGTTCACGTTCGTCATCGACCGCAAGTCGAAGGACGGCAAGGCGGTCATCGACCATCTCGGCGCGGCGTACCAATTCTCAGAATACAACTTGGTGCTCAAAAAAGCCGAGCTGTTCTTGAAGCCGAACGAAGTATCGCTCCGCGAGGCGACGGACGCCGACCGTCCGCTTATCATCGAGACGCTCAGTGAGGCGTTCGGCGACCCGCTCGACGTGACGGAGAACATCTATCAACAGATTGACACGCCGGACCGCGTGACCTATATCGGTGAGGTCGATGGTCGTCCGGTGGGGGTCATTCGTGCCCTCCTTTCGGGCGAAGATGCCGGCAGCATCCATGCGTTCGGCGTCAAGGCGGACGAGCAAGGCAAGGGCTACGGCACGAAGATGTTGAAGCAGATGGTCCAGCAGCTGTTCCGCATGGGCCGGACGAAGCTTGAGCTCGACGTCGAGACGGAGAACAAGGCCGCGCTCGAGATTTACAAGCGGGCCGGATTTGCGGAAAACGGCGGCTATGAGTTCTATTTATTAGAACTGTGA
- a CDS encoding methyl-accepting chemotaxis protein: MKLFKNFTTQLLAWILVTSFITGGAVGWITLLLLTELEMEKGQVMLVGTAVALLISGIGGAVIYLIARRPLKAIELASDKAVEVGNGDLTVVFADETTTDRSEMGRLLLSMDNMVGHLREQGTNMRYTADQLTGSAQEIAAAVQEGNIAGDNIRQAMDALNKMLEDNVSATYSSMDLLGAVARTMENIRQEMGSALESASEMQQEAESGKGLASSSVDAMHAIAGKVEQSSTLNSKLTEMTGEISRITDVISDISAQTNLLALNASIEAARAGEHGRGFAVVAAEVKKLAEQTANSTQEITDLIVDVKRLVGDTSSSMANVKAEVETGVGLVEKAGGAFASIHNSANEVYSHVHSVDALIDESRGQIDSVVTNSAGIVGMVEEASRYATEVTSAASQQAASLGEVNGAMTELVRVAESLQNETEMVKVSNN; the protein is encoded by the coding sequence GTGAAGCTATTCAAAAACTTTACGACCCAACTGCTCGCTTGGATTTTGGTCACATCCTTTATCACGGGCGGAGCGGTCGGCTGGATCACGCTTTTGCTGCTCACCGAGCTTGAGATGGAGAAAGGGCAGGTCATGCTCGTCGGGACGGCCGTGGCCTTGCTCATTTCAGGAATCGGCGGTGCCGTCATCTACTTGATCGCCCGTCGCCCGCTCAAGGCAATCGAATTGGCGTCGGACAAGGCGGTCGAAGTCGGCAACGGCGACTTGACGGTCGTGTTCGCGGACGAGACGACGACAGACCGTTCAGAGATGGGCCGTCTGCTCCTCTCGATGGACAACATGGTCGGACACCTTCGTGAACAAGGGACGAACATGCGCTACACAGCGGACCAGCTCACCGGTTCGGCGCAAGAGATTGCGGCAGCGGTCCAAGAAGGCAATATCGCCGGCGACAACATCCGTCAAGCGATGGACGCCTTGAACAAGATGCTCGAGGACAACGTCAGCGCGACGTATAGCTCTATGGACTTGCTCGGTGCTGTCGCTCGGACGATGGAGAACATCCGTCAAGAGATGGGCTCGGCGCTCGAATCAGCGAGTGAGATGCAACAAGAAGCGGAGAGTGGCAAAGGCCTTGCCTCGTCGTCGGTCGATGCGATGCATGCGATTGCTGGAAAAGTCGAGCAGTCGTCGACGCTCAACAGCAAGTTGACAGAGATGACGGGCGAGATCTCACGCATTACGGACGTTATCAGCGACATCTCGGCGCAGACGAACTTACTTGCCTTGAACGCATCGATTGAAGCGGCTCGGGCCGGTGAACACGGACGCGGCTTCGCGGTCGTCGCGGCCGAAGTCAAGAAGCTCGCCGAACAGACGGCGAACTCGACGCAAGAGATCACGGATTTGATTGTCGACGTGAAACGTCTCGTCGGTGACACGTCGTCATCGATGGCGAACGTGAAAGCGGAAGTGGAGACGGGCGTAGGTCTCGTTGAGAAGGCGGGTGGTGCGTTCGCATCAATCCACAACTCGGCGAACGAAGTGTACAGCCACGTCCATTCGGTCGATGCGCTCATAGATGAGTCGCGTGGCCAGATCGACTCGGTCGTCACGAACTCGGCTGGGATCGTCGGTATGGTCGAAGAGGCGTCACGCTACGCGACGGAAGTCACGTCAGCGGCAAGCCAACAGGCGGCGAGTCTCGGTGAAGTGAATGGCGCGATGACGGAGCTCGTCCGGGTCGCGGAGAGTTTGCAGAATGAGACGGAAATGGTCAAAGTATCAAATAATTGA
- a CDS encoding SH3 domain-containing protein → MNKRSKRLSTAIFLSGVLFATMYTQDVNAASKTATVDTSILNVRQSSSTSSPIVGKLTKGNKVSVLNVKGSWAEIDYKGAKRYVSSAYLKMTTATPAPTSKVKQTYTVTDNLNLRQSASLKARVLVTIPKNKEVQYLSKTGTWYRVKYGSKTGYVAAKYVKVQNTVVKNATAAAPKPTTVTKNNASSSTTKQVYATTVNLNLRSTASTKGKVLVTIPKNKEVQYIAKSGNWFKVKYGSKTGFVSASYIKVTNKSVNPVTVKPTAPKPTPKPPASTTTKTNVYKTKENLNLRSSASLSGKVLVTIPKNKEVQYISKSGNWYRVKYGSKTGYVSASYVAVTTKTVSPVAPKPTPKPPASTPVKKVTYKTKENLNLRSAASWSGKILLTIPKNKEVTYVSKSGSWYRVTYNGKTGYVASSYLTEVKPTSSKPVAPTAKKYYYTTANLNLRDKNSLSGKVMTTILTDKQVEFVSAHGDWYKVKYDGKVGYVSKKYLTEKSPASTSKPVETEEDYSIEYEAIVTAMPSLKVRSTPQVTASNEIGTVLFNQIIGVIEHVNDSWVKIEFELGDKLIPAYVSSAYIKPYTGPTVPETIPGTKNVVLNYSDYELKLTDMVQIQKNVNAQTDKYRGSAAYVSKEFIQLIEGTQSGRVSASTLNVRADATTNSHIYGVLNSNSVVSILGEKDNFYIISYKRKAGESERVFDNAWRLAMESDILNQVDPRLVKFEAALDSPRESFQYLDLSKSSSVSATILNKALQGKGILSGQAQAFIDAGKAFNINEIYLMSHAFLETGNGTSTLASGVWVDTNGNLSTSTSTRHKLVYNMYGIGATDANPTAGGAKHAFDNGWFTPAASIYGGGEWISKRYVNNTRQQNTLYKMRFNPAKPGTYQYATDIEWAYKQTFKIHEIYKQLEEYTVEFDIPRFIY, encoded by the coding sequence TTGAACAAACGAAGTAAACGCTTGAGTACAGCCATCTTTTTATCCGGTGTGCTGTTTGCCACGATGTATACTCAAGACGTAAATGCCGCATCGAAAACAGCTACTGTCGATACATCTATCTTAAATGTTCGACAATCTTCCTCTACATCATCTCCAATCGTTGGAAAGTTGACAAAAGGAAACAAAGTCTCTGTCTTGAACGTCAAAGGGTCTTGGGCTGAGATTGACTATAAAGGGGCGAAACGCTACGTTTCTTCCGCCTATTTAAAAATGACAACAGCAACACCTGCACCGACAAGTAAGGTCAAGCAGACATATACTGTCACCGATAACTTGAATTTGCGTCAATCGGCCAGCCTGAAAGCGCGAGTCCTTGTCACCATCCCTAAGAATAAAGAGGTGCAATACCTTTCAAAAACAGGAACTTGGTATCGCGTAAAGTACGGATCAAAGACTGGGTATGTCGCAGCCAAATACGTCAAGGTACAAAACACAGTCGTCAAAAATGCTACCGCGGCTGCACCGAAGCCTACTACAGTCACAAAAAACAACGCTTCATCTAGCACGACGAAACAAGTGTATGCCACAACCGTGAATTTGAATTTACGTAGCACGGCCTCGACGAAAGGCAAAGTACTCGTTACGATTCCGAAAAACAAAGAAGTCCAATACATTGCGAAGTCTGGCAATTGGTTTAAGGTGAAATACGGCTCCAAAACCGGTTTTGTGTCTGCTAGCTATATTAAGGTAACCAATAAAAGCGTTAATCCTGTTACCGTAAAGCCTACTGCTCCAAAGCCAACACCGAAGCCACCCGCCTCAACGACAACAAAAACAAATGTATATAAGACCAAAGAAAATCTTAATTTACGTAGTTCGGCATCACTTTCGGGTAAAGTGCTCGTCACTATCCCAAAAAACAAAGAGGTCCAATACATCTCGAAATCCGGGAATTGGTATCGCGTAAAATATGGATCAAAGACAGGTTATGTGTCTGCTAGTTATGTTGCGGTAACTACCAAAACGGTTAGCCCTGTAGCACCAAAACCAACCCCTAAACCGCCTGCATCCACACCCGTTAAAAAAGTTACGTATAAAACAAAAGAAAACCTTAACTTACGAAGTGCGGCCTCTTGGTCCGGTAAAATTCTGCTCACGATTCCGAAAAATAAAGAAGTGACCTATGTATCGAAATCTGGTAGTTGGTATCGTGTAACTTACAACGGAAAAACCGGTTATGTTGCGAGTAGCTATTTGACAGAAGTCAAGCCAACCTCTTCAAAACCCGTAGCTCCGACTGCTAAAAAATACTATTATACAACCGCTAATCTGAATTTGCGCGATAAAAATTCATTGAGCGGGAAAGTAATGACTACTATCTTAACCGACAAACAGGTCGAGTTTGTATCTGCTCATGGTGATTGGTATAAGGTTAAATATGATGGGAAAGTCGGTTACGTCTCTAAAAAATATTTAACTGAGAAATCACCCGCGTCGACAAGTAAACCGGTTGAAACAGAAGAGGACTATTCAATTGAATACGAGGCTATCGTCACAGCAATGCCGAGTTTAAAGGTTCGTAGTACTCCACAAGTCACAGCTTCAAACGAAATCGGCACTGTATTGTTCAACCAAATTATCGGAGTCATCGAACATGTAAATGACTCGTGGGTTAAGATCGAATTTGAACTTGGTGATAAATTGATTCCTGCTTATGTCAGTAGCGCTTACATCAAACCATATACGGGCCCGACTGTTCCAGAGACAATCCCAGGCACGAAAAACGTCGTTTTAAACTATAGCGATTATGAATTGAAATTAACTGATATGGTTCAAATTCAAAAGAATGTTAATGCACAGACAGATAAATACCGTGGATCTGCTGCTTATGTATCTAAAGAGTTCATCCAATTGATTGAAGGCACTCAAAGCGGAAGAGTTTCGGCGAGCACTTTGAACGTACGTGCCGATGCCACAACAAATTCCCACATCTATGGAGTTTTGAACAGTAACAGTGTGGTCTCGATTCTTGGAGAAAAAGACAACTTCTATATCATCTCTTATAAGCGGAAAGCAGGAGAATCTGAACGAGTCTTCGATAACGCATGGCGGTTAGCGATGGAGTCTGATATTTTAAATCAAGTTGATCCTCGTCTCGTTAAATTCGAGGCTGCGCTTGATTCACCTCGCGAGTCATTCCAGTATTTAGATTTGTCTAAATCATCCAGTGTCTCTGCAACCATTTTGAATAAAGCACTACAAGGTAAAGGTATCTTATCTGGTCAAGCACAGGCTTTCATCGACGCTGGTAAGGCATTTAATATTAACGAAATTTATTTAATGTCACACGCTTTCCTTGAAACAGGAAACGGGACATCCACTCTTGCTTCTGGTGTTTGGGTAGATACGAATGGGAACTTGAGTACTTCTACGAGCACTCGTCACAAACTCGTCTATAACATGTACGGAATCGGTGCGACCGATGCCAATCCGACAGCTGGTGGTGCCAAGCACGCATTTGATAATGGCTGGTTTACTCCCGCAGCTTCTATTTATGGCGGTGGAGAATGGATCAGTAAACGATACGTGAACAATACGCGACAACAGAATACACTTTACAAAATGCGCTTTAACCCAGCAAAACCTGGTACGTATCAATACGCTACCGATATCGAGTGGGCCTATAAGCAAACCTTTAAAATTCATGAGATTTATAAACAGCTTGAAGAATATACAGTTGAGTTTGATATTCCACGCTTTATTTATTAA
- a CDS encoding flagellin yields MIINNNLNAMNAHRNMSFNTSNTGKAMEKLSSGLRINRAGDDAAGLAISEKMRGQIRGLDQATRNSQDGISMIQTAEGALNETHSILQRMRELGVQGANDTNVAQDRDAIQEELTALKSEIDRIGNTTEFNKQTLLNGGLGGTVDQDAATTTVLAVTGVASASTNGAAAGTYAITAAAGELTMTFGGKTQTIANADGAQELNFSEFGISIKTNAGYTADDAVGNVVVDPGSVTFQIGANEDQNLSLNIRNMKTDGVLNLATAGRVDVSTHDAAKASVTNIESAITEVSKERSKLGAYQNRLEHTINNLKTSSENLTAAESRVRDVDMAKEMMNFTKNNILNQASQAMLAQSKSQPEAVLQLLR; encoded by the coding sequence ATGATTATCAATAACAACTTAAACGCAATGAACGCACATCGTAATATGTCATTCAACACTTCGAACACTGGTAAAGCGATGGAGAAATTGTCTTCAGGTCTTCGCATCAACCGTGCAGGTGACGATGCTGCTGGTCTTGCAATCTCTGAAAAAATGCGTGGTCAAATTCGCGGTTTAGACCAAGCGACACGTAACTCACAAGATGGTATTTCTATGATTCAAACAGCTGAAGGTGCATTGAATGAGACGCACTCAATCCTTCAACGTATGCGTGAACTTGGAGTTCAAGGTGCCAACGATACTAACGTTGCTCAAGATCGTGATGCTATCCAAGAAGAACTCACTGCTTTAAAGAGTGAAATCGATCGCATCGGCAATACAACAGAATTTAACAAACAAACATTATTAAACGGCGGTCTTGGTGGAACTGTTGATCAAGATGCTGCTACTACTACAGTACTTGCTGTTACAGGTGTAGCTAGTGCTTCAACTAATGGAGCGGCAGCAGGTACTTACGCAATTACTGCCGCTGCTGGTGAGTTAACTATGACTTTCGGTGGTAAAACGCAAACAATCGCCAATGCTGACGGAGCTCAAGAGTTGAACTTCTCTGAATTCGGCATTTCGATTAAAACAAATGCAGGTTACACAGCTGATGATGCTGTAGGTAACGTTGTAGTTGACCCTGGATCAGTTACTTTCCAAATCGGAGCTAACGAAGATCAAAACTTAAGCCTTAACATTCGTAACATGAAAACGGATGGTGTCTTAAACCTTGCTACTGCTGGTCGTGTAGATGTTTCTACGCACGATGCAGCTAAAGCTTCTGTAACAAATATCGAGAGCGCAATCACTGAAGTTTCGAAAGAACGTTCAAAATTAGGTGCATACCAAAACCGTCTCGAGCACACAATCAACAACCTTAAAACATCTTCTGAAAACCTAACAGCGGCTGAATCACGCGTTCGTGACGTTGACATGGCGAAAGAAATGATGAACTTTACGAAAAACAACATCCTCAACCAAGCTTCGCAAGCAATGTTAGCTCAATCGAAATCTCAACCAGAAGCGGTTCTTCAACTTCTTCGGTAA
- a CDS encoding endonuclease produces the protein MDWEGLSDEQVAILVASILGDGEITKCYPYDRRVNNSYREHFGMGQLSYRQWKQQKLSNLLYLRGNNLVSRSIPLMTKLFPLFYPNNKKHVPFKLLKDIHHPSFLLTLYLDDGSLLLSKRFNHDKKEIQFTPHIAFYLQAFSRHQLEQLATWMKARYDINVRTSGTPSGTGYYLKTTKVTDTFDILNLFEPYIAELPDFIYKLSWGTRLQTEVETYKQTHPDYKIRVSIPARPYSDEDIALLINWKQQGVTDKEIARRLNRTYWSVVYKWQDVKNREA, from the coding sequence ATGGACTGGGAAGGATTATCCGACGAACAAGTAGCGATTCTAGTTGCTAGTATTTTGGGGGATGGAGAAATCACGAAGTGCTATCCGTATGATCGACGGGTGAACAACAGTTACCGGGAGCATTTCGGGATGGGACAGTTAAGTTACCGCCAATGGAAACAACAAAAGCTATCTAATTTATTGTACTTACGGGGAAACAACCTCGTGTCGCGCTCAATTCCTCTGATGACGAAACTCTTCCCACTTTTTTATCCGAACAACAAAAAACACGTTCCATTCAAGTTGCTTAAAGATATCCATCATCCTTCATTTCTGCTCACACTCTACTTAGACGATGGCTCCCTTCTCCTCAGTAAGCGTTTCAATCATGATAAGAAAGAAATTCAATTCACTCCTCATATCGCTTTCTACTTACAAGCATTTTCAAGACACCAGTTGGAACAGTTAGCCACCTGGATGAAAGCGCGCTACGACATTAACGTTCGAACATCAGGCACGCCGAGCGGCACCGGCTACTATTTGAAAACGACAAAAGTGACTGACACGTTCGACATTTTAAATTTATTCGAGCCTTACATTGCCGAACTACCTGACTTCATATATAAACTGTCATGGGGAACACGTCTACAGACCGAAGTAGAGACGTATAAACAAACACATCCGGACTACAAGATTCGCGTCTCCATCCCCGCTAGACCGTATAGTGACGAAGACATCGCTTTACTCATCAATTGGAAACAACAAGGAGTCACGGACAAAGAGATTGCCCGACGATTGAATCGAACATACTGGTCGGTCGTTTATAAATGGCAAGACGTGAAAAACCGTGAAGCATAA
- a CDS encoding flagellar protein FlaG, translating to MNPTISEVRLHLPSSVLPYEQTKNVFVEANQKALADEGIVILPTPQHVTKLEAAVEKANLVLEQQRTGLKFMKHEKLNDYYIQIVDTNNEVIREIPSKKSLDFFAAFIEFNQLFDERV from the coding sequence ATGAACCCGACCATTTCTGAAGTCCGGCTTCACCTACCTTCTTCCGTCTTGCCGTATGAACAAACGAAAAACGTGTTCGTCGAAGCGAATCAAAAAGCCCTCGCTGACGAAGGCATCGTTATTCTCCCGACGCCTCAACACGTGACAAAATTAGAGGCGGCCGTCGAGAAGGCGAATCTGGTACTCGAGCAACAACGTACCGGTTTGAAGTTCATGAAACATGAAAAACTGAACGACTACTATATTCAAATCGTGGATACGAACAACGAAGTCATTCGCGAAATCCCAAGCAAGAAGTCACTCGACTTCTTCGCGGCGTTCATAGAATTTAATCAGCTCTTCGATGAACGTGTATAA